One uncultured Carboxylicivirga sp. genomic window, GAGTGAAACGGCACAGGCAGCCAGTTTTAAAAAAGACAACGTTATTTACCGAATATTAGGACGAACCGGGGTTAAACTTCCCATTGTTAGTATGGGTGCCATGCGAGGTGATACCAAAGCGTTAATTGAGGCAGGAATAAAAAGAGGAATCGTACATTTTGACACTGCTCACGTTTATCAAAAGGGGAAAAACGAAGAAATGCTGGGAGAAATATTCCAGAATTATGATCGAAACCAGTTTTTTATTGCTACCAAGGTGGTGCCTGATGATATGGATAGAAAAACAGGTGAAATAGGAGCCAGTTTTACGGTTGAGAAATTTATGGAGTATCTCGATATCAGTTTAAAACGTTTGCAAATGGATCAGGTTGATTTACTTTATGCTCATGCCGTATCTTCCGGTAAAGCAGTGTTGCATCCTGAATTAATTAAGGCATTAAAGCTGGCCAAAGAGCAGGGTAAGTGCAAATTTTTAGGTGTATCAACTCATAAAAATGAACCTGAAGTTATCAAAGCAGCTGTAGAAGCCGGTATTTATGATGTGGTTCTCACTGCCTATAATTTTAAGCAGGATCATCGCGACGAATTAACGCAGACCATTGCTGAT contains:
- a CDS encoding aldo/keto reductase → MNNSDNSRRNFLKLTAAGIAGAAFIKSETAQAASFKKDNVIYRILGRTGVKLPIVSMGAMRGDTKALIEAGIKRGIVHFDTAHVYQKGKNEEMLGEIFQNYDRNQFFIATKVVPDDMDRKTGEIGASFTVEKFMEYLDISLKRLQMDQVDLLYAHAVSSGKAVLHPELIKALKLAKEQGKCKFLGVSTHKNEPEVIKAAVEAGIYDVVLTAYNFKQDHRDELTQTIADAAAKGIGFVAMKTMAGGFLDEEHTKPVNTKAALKWALQNENICTAIPGFTAFEHMDESFSVMEKLKMSKQEEKDLEFAREYAGLYCNQCSVCAGQCKKGLPIPEIMRSYMYTYGYRDMNQAKTLLADMGVKNDPCSDCDSCTVSCVKNFAVADKIKKVSRLVDVPDEFIS